A single window of Lytechinus variegatus isolate NC3 chromosome 8, Lvar_3.0, whole genome shotgun sequence DNA harbors:
- the LOC121419798 gene encoding uncharacterized protein LOC121419798 translates to MNVIAVFVPLFCMFTSGEAITCIVCSDITTTNNAALNLTVLPPATCGKPQESNCTSGVKGCMTVEYKITLMHKTEGKIVLTSIERGCAPPNHNHLIPDGNACLNETSTAIFASLMYDPATALPPNLGATYDSHQLSLCVCDSEDLCTPPEPTSPTNQTVPSAEPTPDMAHTITTVASDDTTLPDSHGCDEDGDSAAKVLVASSVLVVGSLLNVLLSI, encoded by the exons ATGAATGTAATTGCCGTCTTTGTGCCACTTTTCTGCATGTTTACATCAG GGGAGGCGATAACATGCATTGTGTGCAGTGACATCACGACTACAAACAACGCAGCCTTAAACCTGACTGTTCTCCCACCAGCGACGTGTGGGAAACCACAGGAGTCAAATTGTACTTCCGGTGTCAAAGGTTGCATGACCGTGGAATATAAAATCACCCTGATGCACAAAACTG AAGGCAAAATCGTCCTGACAAGCATTGAGCGAGGATGCGCTCCCCCTAACCACAATCACTTGATCCCAGACGGGAACGCATGTCTCAACGAAACTTCAACGGCCATATTTGCGTCACTTATGTATGATCCGGCCACCGCACTTCCCCCTAATCTTGGGGCGACCTATGATAGTCATCAACTAAGCTTGTGCGTGTGCGACAGCGAAGATCTGTGTACACCACCCGAACCAACCAGTCCCACGAATCAAACGGTTCCAAGCGCCGAACCGACTCCAG ACATGGCACATACGATAACTACTGTTGCATCCGATGACACCACGTTGCCCGACTCACATGGCTGTGATGAAGACGGAGATTCGGCAGCAAAAGTGCTTGTCGCAAGTTCCGTACTCGTTGTTGGTTCTCTTCTTAACGTCTTGCTATCGATATAA